One genomic region from Rosa rugosa chromosome 1, drRosRugo1.1, whole genome shotgun sequence encodes:
- the LOC133721887 gene encoding calcium-transporting ATPase 2, plasma membrane-type-like — MESYLQENFGEVKAKGSSEETLQKWRKLCGVVKNPKRRFRFTANLSKRIEAAAMRRTNQEKLRIAVLVSKAAFQFIQGVQPSDYVLPQEVKAAGFGICADELGSIVEGHDVKKLKFHGGVTGLSEKLSTSINDGLNTETDLHTRRQDIYGINKFTECEQRGFFVFVWEALQDMTLMILGVCAFVSLIVGLAMEGWPAGAHDGLGIVASIMLVVFVTATSDYRQSLQFKDLDKEKKKIAMQVTRNGYRQKMSIYELLPGDIVHLSIGDQVPADGLFVSGFSVLIDESSLTGESEPIMVTLENPFLLSGTKVQDGSCKMMVTTVGMRTQWGKLMATLSEGGDDETPLQVKLNGVATIIGKIGLFFAVVTFAVMVQGLFSRKLQEGTHWSWNGDDAMQLLEFFAVAVTIVVVAVPEGLPLAVTLSLAFAMKKMMNDKALVRHLAACETMGSATNICSDKTGTLTTNKMTVVKSCICMNVKDVSNLSDASSLFSDIPESVKKVLLQSIFNNTGGEVVVSKGGKNEMLGTPTDTALLAFGLALGGDFQAERKASKLVKVEPFNSTKKRMGVVLELPEGGGFRAHTKGASEIILANCDKVINSKGETVPLDEASIKHLQATINEFACEALRTICLGYMELEKGFSAEDPIPTSGYTCIGIVGIKDPVRPGVKESVAVCRSAGITVRMVTGDNINTAKAIARECGILTDDGLAIEGPEFREKNQEELLALIPKIQVMARSSPLDKHTLVKHLRTTFDEVVAVTGDGTNDAPALHEADIGLAMGIAGTEVAKESADVIILDDNFSTIVTVAKWGRSVYINIQKFVQFQLTVNIVALIVNFSSACLTGSAPLTAVQLLWVNMIMDTLGALALATEPPNNDLMKRPPVGKRQNFISNVMWRNILGQSFYQFTVLWLLQAKGESIFRLNGPDSNLVLNTLIFNTFVFCQVFNEISSREMEEIDVFKGILDNYVFVAVLSATVVFQIIIIEFLGKFASTAPLTFVQWFVTVFIGFLGMPIAAGLKKIPV; from the exons ATGGAGAGTTATTTGCAAGAGAACTTTGGGGAAGTGAAGGCTAAGGGCTCGTCTGAAGAAACGTTGCAGAAATGGAGGAAGCTCTGTGGAGTTGTGAAGAACCCGAAAAGAAGGTTTCGGTTCACTGCTAATCTTTCCAAGCGTATAGAGGCTGCGGCTATGCGCCGTACCAATCAG GAGAAATTGAGGATTGcagttttggtttctaaagctgCATTTCAATTTATTCAAG GTGTACAGCCAAGTGACTATGTTCTACCTCAGGAAGTTAAAGCGGCAGGTTTTGGTATCTGTGCTGATGAATTGGGATCCATTGTGGAAGGCCATGATGTAAAGAAGCTAAAATTTCATGGAGGGGTAACTGGCCTTTCAGAAAAGCTCTCCACATCTATAAATGATGGGCTCAATACCGAAACTGATCTGCACACTCGAAGACAAGATATTTATGGCATTAATAAGTTCACAGAGTGCGAACAGCGTGGTTTCTTTGTATTTGTTTGGGAAGCCCTTCAGGACATGACTCTTATGATCCTCGGAGTGTGTGCTTTTGTGTCATTGATCGTTGGACTAGCAATGGAAGGATGGCCAGCAGGAGCTCATGATGGGCTTGGAATTGTTGCGAGTATTATGCTGGTTGTGTTTGTCACAGCAACAAGTGATTATCGGCAATCACTACAGTTCAAGGACTTGgacaaggagaagaagaagattgctaTGCAAGTAACAAGAAATGGATATAGGCAGAAAATGTCTATTTATGAATTACTACCTGGTGATATTGTACACCTTTCTATTGGAGACCAAGTACCTGCAGATGGTCTATTTGTTTCTGGTTTTTCTGTCTTAATTGATGAATCCAGTTTAACTGGTGAGAGTGAGCCTATTATGGTAACTCTTGAAAatccctttcttctttctggaaCTAAGGTTCAAGATGGATCATGCAAGATGATGGTTACCACAGTCGGGATGAGAACTCAATGGGGCAAATTGATGGCTACACTAAGTGAAGGTGGAGATGATGAAACCCCATTGCAGGTCAAGTTGAATGGAGTGGCAACCATTATTGGTAAGATAGGACTTTTCTTTGCTGTTGTGACTTTTGCTGTTATGGTGCAAGGACTGTTTAGTCGAAAACTGCAAGAAGGGACACACTGGAGCTGGAATGGAGATGATGCAATGCAATTGTTAGAGTTCTTTGCTGTTGCAGTTAcgattgttgttgttgctgtccCTGAAGGGCTGCCACTGGCTGTGACATTGAGTCTTGCATTTGCcatgaagaaaatgatgaatGATAAGGCGCTTGTACGCCATCTGGCAGCTTGCGAAACTATGGGATCAGCCACGAACATTTGCAGTGACAAAACTGGGACACTGACAACCAACAAAATGACTGTTGTGAAGTCATGCATTTGCATGAATGTCAAAGATGTGAGCAACCTCAGTGATGCTTCAAGCTTGTTCTCTGATATTCCAGAATCTGTTAAGAAGGTTTTGCTGCAATCAATATTTAACAACACTGGTGGAGAAGTTGTGGTTAGCAAAGGTGGCAAGAATGAGATGTTGGGAACACCTACCGACACTGCTTTGTTGGCGTTTGGCTTGGCGCTTGGTGGAGATTTCCAAGCAGAGAGAAAAGCTTCTAAACTTGTGAAAGTTGAGCCTTTCaactcaacaaagaaaagaatGGGGGTCGTGTTGGAGCTTCCTGAAGGAGGAGGTTTCAGAGCACATACTAAAGGTGCTTCAGAAATCATTTTGGCCAACTGTGACAAGGTGATCAATTCAAAGGGTGAAACTGTTCCTCTTGATGAAGCATCCATTAAGCATCTCCAAGCTACTATCAATGAATTTGCTTGTGAGGCTCTTCGAACTATCTGCCTTGGCTATATGGAATTAGAAAAAGGATTCTCTGCTGAGGATCCCATCCCAACTTCTGGATATACTTGCATAGGAATTGTTGGCATTAAAGATCCTGTTCGTCCCGGTGTCAAGGAGTCTGTTGCAGTTTGCCGTTCAGCTGGTATCACAGTAAGAATGGTTACAGGAGACAATATCAACACTGCAAAGGCCATAGCAAGGGAATGTGGGATTCTCACGGATGATGGATTAGCCATTGAAGGTCCGGAGTTCAGGGAGAAGAATCAAGAAGAATTGCTTGCACTGATACCTAAAATTCAG GTTATGGCGCGATCATCGCCTCTAGACAAGCATACCCTGGTAAAGCACTTGAGGACCACATTTGATGAAGTAGTTGCTGTAACTGGTGATGGAACAAATGATGCCCCAGCACTTCATGAGGCAGATATTGGACTAGCCATGGGCATTGCCGGAACTGAG GTGGCCAAGGAGAGTGCTGATGTTATAATTCTGGATGATAATTTCTCCACAATTGTGACAGTGGCAAAATGGGGACGTTCGGTTTACATCAATATCCAAAAATTTGTGCAGTTCCAGCTGACTGTTAATATTGTTGCATTGATTGTTAACTTCTCCTCGGCCTGTTTGACAG GGAGTGCTCCCCTCACTGCTGTTCAGCTATTGTGGGTGAACATGATTATGGACACACTGGGAGCACTTGCACTTGCAACTGAGCCTCCAAATAATGACTTAATGAAGCGTCCGCCAGTTGGAAAGAGACAAAATTTCATCAGTAATGTAATGTGGAGGAATATTTTAGGGCAGTCTTTCTATCAATTTACAGTGTTATGGCTTCTTCAGGCTAAAGGAGAATCAATATTTCGTCTTAATGGACCAGATTCTAACTTGGTCCTGAACACACTCATTTTCAATACATTCGTCTTCTGTCAG GTGTTTAACGAAATAAGCTCGCGTGAGATGGAAGAAATAGATGTTTTCAAGGGCATATTGGATAATTACGTTTTCGTTGCAGTCCTCAGTGCCACAGTTGTGTTCCAAATCATTATTATCGAGTTTCTGGGGAAGTTTGCTAGCACAGCACCTCTCACCTTTGTTCAATGGTTTGTTACTGTATTCATTGGCTTTTTAGGGATGCCAATTGCTGCTGGTTTGAAGAAGATTCCTGTTTGA
- the LOC133721908 gene encoding mitochondrial outer membrane protein porin 2-like, with amino-acid sequence MSKGPGLFSDIGKKAKDLLTRDYNSDQKFSVSSYSDAGVALTSTAVKKGGLSTGDIATQYKYKNVVVDVKVDTESNISTTFTITDIVPSTKTIASFKVPDYNGGKLEVQYFHDHATLTTAVALNQSPAIDFSATIGTPTIAFGAEAGYDTTSGNFTKYTAGISVTQSVSNASIILGDKGDSIKASYVHYVDLLKRSAAVGEITRKFSTNENTFTVGGQYAIDPLTVVKAKLNNHGKLGALLQHEVIPKSLLTVSGEIDTKSLDKHPKFGLAIALKP; translated from the exons ATGAGCAAGGGACCTGGACTCTTCTCCGACATCGGCAAAAAGGCCAAAG ATCTTCTGACCAGGGACTACAACTCAGATCAGAAATTCAGTGTCTCCTCCTACAGCGATGCCGGTGTG GCTCTCACATCAACAGCAGTGAAAAAAGGAGGACTGTCCACCGGGGACATTGCTACACAGTACAAGTACAAGAACGTAGTCGTTGATGTCAAAGTTGACACAGAATCAAAT ATCTCAACTACCTTCACAATCACAGATATTGTTCCATCCACAAAGACTATTGCTTCATTCAAAGTGCCAGACTATAACGGTGGCAAG TTGGAGGTTCAGTACTTTCATGACCATGCAACCTTAACTACAGCTGTTGCTTTGAATCAATCCCCAGCCATTGATTTTTCAGCTACCATTGGTACCCCAACCATTGCATTTGGTGCAGAAGCTGGTTATGACACCACTTCTGGAAACTTTACTAAGTACACTGCTGGAATTAGCGTGACACAATCGGTTTCCAATGCTTCAATAATTCT gGGCGACAAGGGAGACAGTATAAAAGCATCTTATGTGCATTACGTGGATCTGTTGAAGAGGAGTGCTGCTGTTGGAGAAATCACTAGAAAGTTTTCCACGAACGAGAACACTTTCACAGTGGGAGGCCAATATGCTATTGATCCCTTGACTGTAGTGAAAGCAAAGCTCAACAATCACGGCAAGCTGGGAGCCCTCCTGCAGCATGAAGTGATACCAAAGTCTCTGCTGACAGTATCTGGTGAGATTGACACCAAGTCCTTGGACAAACATCCCAAATTCGGGCTGGCCattgccctcaagccttga